TTCGTTTGGGTCCGAGCCGTGAACCGTGCGGCGGCGGGTCGCCATGCAAATCCGCTGCCCGCCCCGTAGCTCAGACCCCGTTTAATCCGAATTTCCTGGTTCAGCCGCGATGAATAACCGCCACCGAGTAGCGAGTTAAGAACAGCTGACGGGTAAAAATCAGTCTTTTCAAACCGCCGAACGCCGTTCAACGATCTGGCGTAGGTTACGGCCGCCTGTCCGGAATCCGGTACGTCGATAACCAAAAGCCGATTTGATGCTGTCGAGTTTGAACCTGACGACGGAAGAGCCGTATATCTTGCCTCCTGAGCATCGCTCGCCCAAGAACCAAAATATTTCTCAGCGAGTTGAGTTGCCGCGGCCGCTGAAATGTCACCTGCGAAGATCAGGACCGAAGATCTAGGACCTATTTGTTTATTGTAGAAGGCGCGTAGATCATCGACCGCGATACTTTCGATGCTTGCGGTCGTGCCACCCGCGGGGTGTTCATTAAAGGTATATCGGCTGGCGACATAGCCGGCGATAAAACCGGGCTGCGTAAGGTTGTAAGTCAGTCCGTCGATCGCCTGAGTTTTGAGAAGATCTAGTTCGGACCGTGGAAAGGTCGGATTTCGAACGACATCGGCCATGATGGACATTGCTTTTTCGATCTTGTCCGACGTAACGCCGATCGTCACAGCCGAACTGTTCCAACCCGCGCCTGAATTGATGCCGCCCCCCAGAAACTCGATCTCTTGTGCTATCTGTTCAGCGGAGCGCGTTCTCGTTCCTTTCGTCAGCATCGACGTGGTCAGATCAGCAAGGCCCGCCTTTTCCAACGATTCGTTGTAAGCTCCGGTGCGAATTAGTAGTTGTACCGTTATCATCGGGATCGACCGCTTTTCAACGACCGATACCGTCAAACCATTCTTCAACGTTGTCTCTTTTATCGCCGGAATCGTTACCGAACGTGCCGGGCCGGGCCTCGGTTCCTGCGATAAAGATGGAACGACCGAAGCGCAAATGATGATCATCGTGACGAAGATCGTAATGATCGCCGCGGTTCTTGTCGTATTATGCTGATACTGACCTGCGTGTCGATCTCTGCCGATTGGCGACCGGAGAGGTTGATTAGTTTTCATTGGTCTTCACCTCCGCCTTCGCTTGGTTGTAATAGATCACGACGCGATTGTTGTCTTTCATATATTGCCGCATTACACGCTGGATATCGGCCGGCGTCACGGCCTGTAGTTTTTCGACCTCATCATTTACAGCTTTCGGATCGCCAAGGTAAGCA
The DNA window shown above is from Chloracidobacterium sp. and carries:
- a CDS encoding insulinase family protein; translated protein: MKTNQPLRSPIGRDRHAGQYQHNTTRTAAIITIFVTMIIICASVVPSLSQEPRPGPARSVTIPAIKETTLKNGLTVSVVEKRSIPMITVQLLIRTGAYNESLEKAGLADLTTSMLTKGTRTRSAEQIAQEIEFLGGGINSGAGWNSSAVTIGVTSDKIEKAMSIMADVVRNPTFPRSELDLLKTQAIDGLTYNLTQPGFIAGYVASRYTFNEHPAGGTTASIESIAVDDLRAFYNKQIGPRSSVLIFAGDISAAAATQLAEKYFGSWASDAQEARYTALPSSGSNSTASNRLLVIDVPDSGQAAVTYARSLNGVRRFEKTDFYPSAVLNSLLGGGYSSRLNQEIRIKRGLSYGAGSGFAWRPAAARFTARTQTKNESAPEVAELMIAEVNRLTTGEVLPAELDPRKAVLTGGFGRNIETTGGLVNALADLYTFDLPNTTLNSYVTDVGGVTDAQIRDFAKAHLLGGDIIIVGDYSKFKADLAKRFPDRAVNVIPVAELDITRPGLRKTS